A genomic window from Methanovulcanius yangii includes:
- a CDS encoding stage II sporulation protein M — MYDRREFRAILLSLAVFLIAAIAGWLAVANDPVIGQELMNLINEEIFLQLMSENPAIVSLNIFINNLQASVILFLGGVSFGLITILILTLNGFIIGIVAEMIRQEQGALFFLAGVLPHGIFEIPAFILAGSYGILLGRELWRELGGDGDAIATASIYGKKFLRLVLPLLAVAACIEGFITPEILNLLI; from the coding sequence ATGTATGACAGAAGAGAATTCAGGGCAATCCTCCTGTCCCTTGCAGTATTTCTCATTGCTGCCATAGCAGGATGGTTAGCGGTAGCAAATGATCCAGTCATCGGACAGGAACTGATGAACCTCATCAATGAAGAAATATTTTTGCAGTTGATGAGCGAGAACCCGGCCATAGTATCACTGAATATTTTTATCAACAACCTTCAGGCATCGGTCATCCTGTTTCTGGGCGGGGTATCATTTGGCCTGATTACCATTCTTATCCTCACCCTCAATGGATTCATCATTGGCATCGTTGCTGAGATGATCCGTCAGGAACAGGGGGCGTTATTCTTTCTTGCAGGAGTCCTCCCCCATGGCATTTTTGAGATCCCTGCATTCATTCTGGCTGGATCATATGGCATTCTCCTCGGCAGGGAGTTGTGGAGGGAACTGGGTGGCGACGGCGATGCAATTGCCACCGCCTCAATATACGGGAAAAAATTCCTTCGTCTTGTTCTCCCGCTTCTTGCAGTTGCAGCGTGCATAGAGGGGTTTATTACGCCCGAAATCCTAAATTTACTCATATAA
- a CDS encoding DUF63 family protein — translation MIWDFIYKYYVGPTLNGDPYTIVDTLTYAIILIIAVYLVYRWLKKTGIQIDHDFILSTIPFVVLGGILRVVEDTGIIPRPWNVLLVTPLIFFVVFFYTVAVLVLARNCEKHGLIKSYTRGYFWGGVAACVTVALLLISYGLTYSQVSLTVLFTILGMSIVSFGALWGLVRYVFGWEYVNDALYKLLIYGHMLDASATSYGIDLHEMKYVEVHVVGSHLIEWTGTAFSMYALKFAVLIPAIYILEAYRKEGGSDSLWHLILLAMIVVGMAPGIRDMVRMVLYV, via the coding sequence ATGATCTGGGATTTTATATACAAATATTACGTTGGTCCTACGCTCAATGGGGACCCGTATACAATAGTCGATACCCTGACGTATGCAATCATCCTTATCATTGCTGTTTATCTCGTCTACAGGTGGCTGAAAAAAACTGGTATTCAGATAGATCATGATTTTATTCTTTCAACAATACCGTTTGTCGTCCTTGGAGGAATTCTGCGTGTTGTGGAGGATACCGGCATCATTCCCAGACCATGGAATGTGCTTCTGGTAACGCCGCTGATATTTTTCGTGGTTTTTTTCTATACCGTTGCGGTCCTTGTACTCGCACGTAACTGCGAAAAGCACGGCCTTATCAAATCCTATACGAGAGGATATTTTTGGGGAGGGGTTGCCGCCTGTGTAACCGTGGCGCTTCTTCTAATTTCATACGGCCTCACCTACTCACAGGTTTCCCTGACAGTCCTTTTCACCATTCTGGGAATGTCAATTGTGAGTTTCGGCGCACTCTGGGGCCTCGTGCGATATGTCTTTGGCTGGGAATATGTCAATGACGCCCTCTACAAACTCCTTATCTATGGGCATATGCTGGATGCAAGTGCCACCAGCTACGGCATCGATCTACATGAAATGAAATATGTGGAAGTACATGTGGTAGGCTCCCATCTCATCGAATGGACCGGGACGGCTTTTTCCATGTATGCATTAAAATTTGCCGTCCTCATTCCGGCGATCTACATCCTGGAGGCTTATCGCAAGGAGGGCGGCAGTGATTCGCTCTGGCATCTCATCCTTCTTGCAATGATCGTAGTGGGAATGGCACCAGGTATACGCGACATGGTGCGGATGGTGTTATATGTATGA
- a CDS encoding NAD(P)-dependent glycerol-1-phosphate dehydrogenase → MSADGIKLLKTPVLDKSKWMQLPRDVIIGHDVIEQIPKVCEDLGLSGQAFVISGGGTTMKVAGDRVLALLESQFDTDYFLVDAINPETIAKAQKAAANAGFIVGVGGGKVIDTAKIVSFNLDRVFLSVPTAASHDGIASSRASVPSKGGSVSLQAHPPTALIADTKIIAAAPRRLLASGCADVISNYTAILDWELSHRLRGEPVSEYAMALARMTAEITVKNAGVIRLNTEESAWTVVKALVSSGVAMSIAGSSRPASGGEHKFSHALDQLAPGVGLHGEQCGIGSIVTMYLHGGDWREIRTSLQTIGAPTTPAEIGIDDETAAKALVMAREIRPERFTILDMGITDEVARNLIRMLYME, encoded by the coding sequence ATGAGTGCAGACGGTATAAAATTACTCAAAACTCCGGTTTTGGATAAGTCAAAGTGGATGCAGCTTCCACGTGACGTCATAATCGGGCATGATGTTATAGAACAAATTCCGAAGGTCTGCGAAGATCTTGGATTGTCAGGGCAGGCATTTGTTATCAGCGGGGGAGGGACAACGATGAAGGTGGCTGGTGATCGCGTCCTTGCTCTTCTTGAAAGCCAGTTTGATACTGATTATTTTTTAGTTGATGCGATCAATCCGGAAACCATTGCAAAAGCCCAAAAAGCAGCAGCAAACGCAGGTTTTATTGTTGGAGTGGGGGGAGGCAAGGTCATCGATACTGCAAAGATCGTCTCATTTAATCTGGACCGGGTATTTCTCAGTGTTCCTACTGCGGCATCCCATGATGGCATTGCCTCATCACGTGCGTCGGTGCCGAGTAAAGGCGGGAGTGTCTCCCTTCAGGCACATCCCCCCACGGCACTGATCGCAGATACGAAAATCATCGCCGCCGCACCACGCCGTCTGCTGGCCTCCGGGTGCGCCGATGTAATATCGAATTACACTGCGATTCTGGACTGGGAGTTGTCGCACCGGCTGAGGGGAGAACCGGTCTCTGAATATGCAATGGCTCTGGCCCGTATGACCGCAGAAATTACTGTGAAGAATGCCGGGGTAATACGGCTCAATACGGAAGAGAGTGCCTGGACGGTCGTCAAGGCCCTGGTGTCGTCAGGTGTGGCCATGAGTATCGCCGGGTCTTCGCGTCCTGCTTCCGGGGGAGAACATAAATTCAGTCATGCGTTGGATCAGCTTGCACCGGGGGTTGGTCTCCATGGAGAACAATGCGGGATCGGCTCAATCGTTACGATGTATCTTCATGGCGGCGATTGGAGGGAAATCCGCACCTCCCTTCAGACGATTGGAGCCCCGACGACCCCGGCGGAGATAGGGATCGATGATGAGACCGCGGCAAAGGCACTTGTCATGGCCCGCGAAATTCGTCCGGAGCGGTTTACCATTCTGGACATGGGAATAACGGATGAGGTCGCCCGAAATCTAATACGGATGTTGTATATGGAGTAA
- a CDS encoding UPF0179 family protein: MISEKSKITLAGKNIAVEGLEFIYEGESPACEGCKLHKVCHNLRLRRRYRIVGVRTNTLHSCNVHNGGAYTVEVVVAPIKSAVPTERAILHSRITFETSCTETECPNFSLCNPEGVIEDEGYHIEEVFGEVEKPCVLGKRMKAVLLRPVSE, translated from the coding sequence ATGATCTCAGAAAAATCCAAAATAACTCTTGCCGGGAAGAATATTGCTGTCGAGGGTCTTGAATTCATTTATGAAGGGGAGAGTCCGGCATGTGAGGGGTGCAAGCTTCATAAGGTCTGCCATAACCTTCGCCTCCGGCGGAGGTACAGAATTGTCGGGGTGCGAACGAATACCCTTCATTCCTGCAATGTTCATAATGGGGGGGCATACACCGTGGAGGTAGTTGTAGCGCCCATAAAATCCGCTGTACCAACAGAGCGGGCGATACTGCATTCAAGAATTACATTCGAGACCAGCTGCACGGAAACCGAATGCCCGAACTTCTCCCTGTGTAATCCCGAAGGAGTGATTGAAGACGAGGGCTATCATATCGAAGAAGTATTTGGTGAGGTGGAAAAGCCTTGTGTCCTTGGGAAAAGGATGAAAGCCGTCCTTCTACGTCCGGTCTCGGAATAG
- a CDS encoding ADP-ribosylglycohydrolase family protein has product MIFISHNSRAAGALAGLAVGDALGAPYEGYPARGQGIPEISSGGRFGVKSGEFTDDTEQALGIARSLLKCRRFEPNDVMRNLITAYTKNPRFYGPTSSAVFARVLNGCAPRDAAQDIFEQGGGRSNGSVMRGPPLGIFYPPEEVWQVSLACSRLTHPHPVACECSAVVNMMISCLCRGIPRDEAYASALNSITITEIRDILGDPHNYPLIPSLDALATTHCAISLFLNYRSYPETVSAAVMLGGDTDTIAAIAGAMSGADLGLNAIPGKWITQIQGITEVIGIAESLNALRKDGR; this is encoded by the coding sequence GTGATCTTTATATCGCACAACTCACGCGCCGCCGGGGCGCTTGCGGGACTTGCTGTCGGGGACGCCCTTGGTGCCCCCTACGAGGGATACCCGGCGCGGGGTCAAGGGATACCAGAAATCTCTTCTGGAGGGAGATTCGGAGTAAAATCGGGAGAATTCACAGACGATACCGAACAGGCACTTGGCATTGCCAGATCACTTCTCAAATGCAGGAGATTTGAGCCGAATGATGTTATGCGCAACCTTATTACGGCTTATACCAAAAATCCACGATTTTACGGACCAACATCTTCAGCAGTCTTTGCGCGGGTCCTGAACGGATGCGCACCCCGGGATGCCGCACAGGACATCTTTGAACAGGGTGGCGGCAGAAGCAACGGAAGTGTCATGCGGGGCCCCCCATTGGGCATTTTTTATCCACCTGAAGAAGTATGGCAGGTAAGTCTCGCTTGCTCACGACTTACCCATCCCCACCCCGTTGCCTGTGAATGTTCCGCCGTTGTCAATATGATGATCAGTTGCCTTTGCAGGGGAATCCCCAGGGATGAGGCATACGCATCCGCCCTCAATAGCATTACCATCACAGAAATCAGGGATATTCTCGGCGATCCCCACAATTACCCGCTGATCCCTTCGCTCGATGCCCTTGCGACCACTCATTGTGCAATCTCCCTCTTCTTAAATTACCGTTCGTATCCGGAGACGGTGTCTGCTGCAGTCATGCTCGGGGGCGATACCGACACAATCGCAGCTATTGCAGGGGCGATGTCAGGAGCAGATCTTGGCCTGAATGCAATCCCCGGCAAATGGATAACCCAGATACAGGGAATCACCGAAGTAATCGGCATTGCAGAATCTTTGAATGCTCTCAGAAAAGATGGCAGATGA
- a CDS encoding UPF0058 family protein has product MQKEELLHLHMLLVHVKKYYESTNNEEILAENYASLSISPVHIHKNKICHKEAILSLGDELVQYVRSKGLASMEYSEFATPDEVAVGQ; this is encoded by the coding sequence GTGCAGAAAGAGGAACTACTACATCTTCACATGCTTCTTGTCCATGTGAAAAAATATTACGAATCTACAAACAATGAAGAAATTCTGGCAGAAAACTATGCTTCTCTGTCAATTTCACCTGTCCATATTCATAAGAACAAGATCTGCCACAAGGAGGCTATTCTTTCCCTGGGGGACGAACTTGTTCAGTATGTGAGATCGAAGGGACTTGCCTCCATGGAATATTCGGAGTTTGCAACTCCGGATGAGGTTGCGGTTGGTCAGTAA
- a CDS encoding tRNA uridine(34) 5-carboxymethylaminomethyl modification radical SAM/GNAT enzyme Elp3, which produces MDEVTILREIISRLSSPGISSSDVQKIKISVSKKYGLSNIPKNSAILAAAPSDDYERLRQILQVKPTRTLSGVAPIAVMTSPHPCPHGICLPCPGGPEHPFHSPQSYTGEEPAALRGREFGFDPYVQVRARLSQFQLLGHHIDKAELIVMGGTITARDPAYQEWFMSGCIRAMNEYGHEPAGDSVSYEELCSRNESADVRCIAATFETRPDWCLPEHIDRMLSLGVTKVELGVQHVQDRILEYNRRGHGVEETMAANRHLRDAGIKVGFHIMPNLPSASMEDDRAMFRELFANPDYRPDFIKIYPTLVTPGSEIESLWERGEYETYPEEDLIQLIAYGKSCLPEYVRLQRVQRDIPAKLIVSGSHHSNFRQLAHEYLIRKGGKCRCIRCREAGRNIVEGEASIEVLEYECCRGTEYFISAVADDVLIGFIRLRYPYKPWRAEIEGSALIRELHVYGSMVPLSRNGDVGYEWQHRQFGNRLLEKAEEIASENGYSEVSVMSGIGVRPYYRRHGYERSGPYMSKRLA; this is translated from the coding sequence ATGGATGAGGTAACTATTCTGCGGGAGATCATCTCCCGTCTTTCTTCTCCGGGAATCAGCTCGTCTGATGTCCAGAAAATTAAGATCAGCGTATCAAAAAAGTATGGTCTTTCCAATATTCCGAAAAATTCGGCCATTCTTGCAGCTGCCCCCTCAGATGATTATGAACGTCTGAGGCAGATTCTTCAGGTGAAACCAACTCGAACGCTTTCCGGTGTGGCGCCGATTGCGGTCATGACCTCGCCACATCCCTGTCCACACGGAATCTGTCTCCCCTGTCCCGGCGGGCCGGAACACCCCTTCCATTCGCCTCAGAGTTATACAGGGGAGGAACCCGCAGCGTTGCGGGGTCGTGAATTCGGGTTTGACCCATATGTTCAGGTGCGGGCTCGCCTTTCACAGTTTCAGCTGCTTGGTCATCACATCGACAAGGCTGAACTGATTGTCATGGGCGGGACAATTACTGCCAGGGATCCGGCCTATCAGGAATGGTTTATGAGTGGATGCATTCGCGCGATGAATGAATACGGGCATGAGCCGGCAGGGGACAGTGTTTCGTATGAAGAACTGTGCAGCCGGAATGAATCCGCAGATGTCCGCTGTATTGCGGCAACGTTCGAGACTCGTCCTGACTGGTGCCTCCCGGAGCATATCGATCGCATGCTTTCGCTGGGGGTGACCAAAGTAGAACTGGGTGTCCAGCATGTCCAGGACAGGATACTGGAGTATAACCGGCGCGGGCATGGTGTGGAAGAGACCATGGCCGCAAATCGTCATCTGCGCGATGCGGGAATTAAGGTTGGATTTCACATTATGCCGAATCTGCCGTCTGCCAGCATGGAAGATGATCGGGCCATGTTCAGGGAACTCTTCGCCAACCCGGATTATCGGCCTGATTTCATCAAAATTTATCCAACTCTCGTCACTCCCGGTTCGGAGATTGAGTCATTATGGGAGAGAGGTGAGTATGAAACCTATCCGGAAGAAGACCTGATACAGCTCATCGCCTATGGAAAATCATGCCTTCCCGAATATGTCCGGCTTCAGAGGGTGCAGCGTGATATTCCGGCAAAGCTTATCGTATCCGGATCACATCACAGCAATTTCCGTCAGCTGGCCCATGAATATCTTATTCGGAAGGGTGGAAAGTGCAGATGTATTCGTTGTCGGGAGGCGGGACGCAACATTGTAGAAGGTGAGGCCTCGATTGAAGTCCTTGAGTATGAATGCTGCAGAGGGACGGAATATTTTATTTCGGCTGTGGCAGATGATGTTTTGATCGGATTTATCCGGCTTCGTTATCCTTATAAGCCTTGGAGGGCAGAGATTGAAGGTTCGGCCCTTATTCGGGAGCTGCATGTCTATGGGTCAATGGTCCCCCTTTCCCGCAACGGCGATGTGGGGTATGAATGGCAGCACCGGCAATTTGGGAACCGTCTGCTCGAGAAGGCTGAGGAAATCGCTTCAGAAAACGGCTATTCAGAAGTATCGGTTATGAGCGGAATTGGCGTGAGGCCATACTATCGCAGGCACGGATATGAACGATCAGGACCCTATATGTCTAAGAGGCTCGCATGA
- the priS gene encoding DNA primase catalytic subunit PriS — MNPATLEYVKQKFHSYYSRAFLPTPPSLEQREWGFIFFDQSPKVHMRRHMAFHSRDEVTSYVRTMVPRHMYFSTAYYALPSAATMNEKEWCGADLIFDLDADHIVQKVPYEVMLERVKAETFKLIAMLTDELGFSEKSLHLVFSGGRGYHIHIRDLEIRQWESAQRRELVDYVCGIGLDPAIMLQGREGDGGGWPLRYREALMEEVQQYLEMERGEALRCLAGKKGIGKGSAEKFMNSAVDLVAALSHPSTAVIPSRVLQLITSEEYPPLKERIASRAALTDEPVTTDVKRLIRAPASLHGGSGLRVVELSGPKDLEAFDPLCDAVVDFGEGMVNVDCAFPLAMTMMGEKYTLTKGLQKVPEEMAVFLCCRGIAEIAAVAPPPVH; from the coding sequence ATGAATCCCGCAACACTTGAGTATGTGAAGCAGAAGTTTCATTCTTATTATTCGCGGGCATTTCTTCCAACACCGCCGTCACTGGAACAGCGGGAATGGGGGTTCATATTCTTTGATCAATCCCCAAAAGTCCATATGCGGCGTCATATGGCATTTCATTCCCGGGATGAGGTGACCTCATATGTCCGCACAATGGTCCCCCGACATATGTATTTTTCAACGGCATATTATGCTCTTCCGTCAGCCGCCACAATGAATGAAAAAGAATGGTGTGGCGCAGATCTGATCTTTGACCTCGATGCAGACCACATTGTTCAGAAGGTGCCGTACGAGGTGATGCTTGAGCGGGTAAAGGCAGAGACATTCAAGCTCATTGCAATGCTGACCGATGAGTTGGGTTTTTCAGAAAAATCCCTTCATCTGGTTTTTTCCGGTGGTCGTGGATACCATATTCATATTCGTGATCTGGAAATCCGGCAGTGGGAAAGTGCACAACGCCGTGAGCTTGTGGATTATGTCTGTGGGATAGGTCTTGATCCCGCAATTATGCTGCAGGGTAGAGAGGGTGATGGAGGTGGGTGGCCGTTGCGATATCGCGAGGCACTCATGGAAGAAGTGCAGCAATACCTTGAGATGGAACGTGGGGAGGCATTGCGGTGTCTGGCCGGTAAAAAGGGAATAGGGAAGGGGTCAGCTGAGAAGTTTATGAACTCAGCTGTAGACCTTGTTGCTGCCCTTTCGCATCCATCGACCGCCGTCATTCCGTCACGGGTTCTTCAGCTCATCACTTCGGAAGAATACCCCCCGTTGAAAGAACGAATCGCCAGTCGGGCGGCACTTACCGATGAGCCCGTCACGACGGATGTCAAACGGCTCATCCGTGCTCCCGCCTCTCTTCATGGAGGTTCAGGACTCAGGGTCGTTGAATTGTCCGGTCCGAAGGATCTCGAGGCATTCGATCCGTTATGTGATGCTGTTGTGGACTTCGGAGAGGGCATGGTAAATGTCGATTGTGCATTTCCGCTCGCAATGACTATGATGGGAGAAAAGTATACTCTTACGAAGGGGCTTCAAAAAGTTCCAGAAGAGATGGCAGTATTCCTCTGCTGCAGGGGGATTGCAGAAATTGCGGCGGTTGCTCCTCCACCGGTACATTGA
- a CDS encoding 50S ribosomal protein L44e, with protein MKMPTKFKTYCPYCRKHEVHEVEKVKKGKDMHLHWIDRQKSRRGKVGNMGKFSKVPGGDKPTKRINVRYRCTTCGKAHLRSGVKAGKFELQE; from the coding sequence ATGAAAATGCCAACAAAATTTAAGACATACTGCCCTTACTGCAGAAAGCATGAGGTACACGAAGTCGAAAAAGTCAAGAAAGGTAAGGACATGCACCTTCACTGGATTGACCGTCAGAAATCGCGTCGCGGGAAAGTAGGAAATATGGGTAAATTCTCCAAGGTTCCCGGTGGCGACAAACCGACAAAGCGTATCAATGTCCGGTACCGCTGTACTACATGCGGCAAGGCGCATCTTCGCAGCGGTGTGAAAGCAGGTAAGTTCGAACTCCAGGAGTGA
- a CDS encoding 30S ribosomal protein S27e, with protein sequence MVRVSRENRSKFYQVKCPDCENEQVIFQRASTKVDCVVCGKVLAEPSGGNAIINAEILAELE encoded by the coding sequence ATGGTACGAGTTAGCAGGGAAAATCGCAGTAAATTCTATCAGGTCAAATGCCCTGACTGCGAAAATGAACAGGTAATTTTCCAGCGGGCAAGCACGAAGGTTGATTGTGTTGTCTGTGGGAAGGTTCTTGCTGAACCAAGTGGCGGGAATGCAATAATCAATGCAGAAATTCTCGCTGAACTTGAGTGA
- a CDS encoding translation initiation factor IF-2 subunit alpha produces MLEEREWPDEGELVVCTVTNVKDFVAFVTLDEYNNREGLIPIAEVARGWIKHIRDFVREGQKVVCKVLHVDRKKGHIDLSLKDVNDHQRKEKIHEWKNEQKAIKWISFISEATGVNEDELQNLFYQEYGALFPVFEDVLTDEKGTLKRLNLSKKVADSLIQVAGENVKLQKVTITGNLILTSTKPDGVNVIRRALRSAQPNVEDVDIELVYVGAPKYRVKVTAHDYKTAEKAIDKAAKAAIGVVERAGGTGEFVRKQRSGKN; encoded by the coding sequence ATGCTAGAAGAGAGAGAATGGCCTGACGAAGGGGAACTGGTTGTCTGCACGGTAACAAACGTAAAAGACTTTGTTGCTTTTGTAACCCTCGATGAGTACAACAACCGCGAAGGTCTGATTCCGATTGCCGAGGTGGCACGAGGATGGATCAAGCATATCAGGGATTTCGTTCGGGAGGGACAGAAAGTCGTCTGCAAGGTTTTGCACGTGGACCGTAAAAAAGGTCATATTGATCTCTCACTGAAAGATGTCAATGATCACCAGCGGAAAGAGAAAATTCACGAATGGAAAAATGAACAGAAAGCCATAAAGTGGATTTCATTCATTTCAGAAGCGACTGGTGTCAATGAAGATGAATTACAGAATCTTTTTTACCAGGAATATGGGGCGCTCTTTCCGGTATTCGAAGACGTTCTGACCGATGAAAAAGGGACATTAAAACGTCTGAATCTTAGCAAAAAGGTTGCAGACTCTCTGATCCAGGTCGCAGGTGAGAATGTCAAATTACAGAAGGTCACCATCACCGGTAATCTGATTCTGACGTCTACGAAACCTGATGGCGTCAATGTGATACGCAGGGCTCTCAGAAGTGCCCAGCCGAATGTTGAAGATGTTGACATTGAACTGGTATACGTTGGCGCACCCAAATACCGGGTGAAAGTTACGGCACATGATTATAAGACCGCTGAAAAAGCGATAGACAAGGCTGCGAAAGCCGCTATCGGTGTTGTTGAACGTGCCGGCGGTACCGGGGAATTTGTTCGCAAACAGCGCTCTGGTAAGAATTAA
- a CDS encoding RNA-protein complex protein Nop10 produces the protein MAGKIRKCPHDGTYTLSFSCPSCGRATSTAHPARFSPEDKYGAYRRRIYHG, from the coding sequence ATGGCCGGAAAAATTCGAAAATGCCCGCATGACGGGACTTACACCCTCTCCTTTTCCTGTCCGTCCTGTGGAAGGGCGACCTCTACCGCACACCCGGCACGTTTTTCCCCTGAAGACAAATATGGAGCATATCGCCGGAGGATATACCATGGATGA
- a CDS encoding proteasome assembly chaperone family protein, whose translation MDDIAIQLAREENITGEILIEGLPGVGQVGKLVAEHMIDELGAEKIAEITSIYFPPQVLINEEGVTELARNEIYRYEADGRAFLFLVGDFQSNSAEGHYLLSDAYLQLAQELGVKRVYTLGGYGVGHLVDDIRVLGAVNHPGLREEVENQGVLFTRDEPGGGIIGASGLLLGLGAAYGIEGICLMGETSGYIVDPKSAHAVLQVLSRLIGLVVDETKLEERASEMEALFDKIRDMEEKRSQEELSYIG comes from the coding sequence ATGGATGACATTGCTATCCAGCTTGCCCGTGAGGAGAATATCACCGGAGAAATTCTCATTGAAGGGCTCCCGGGAGTAGGCCAGGTGGGCAAACTCGTTGCCGAGCACATGATAGATGAACTGGGGGCGGAGAAGATCGCCGAAATAACCTCGATTTATTTTCCCCCTCAGGTTCTCATCAATGAGGAAGGGGTTACCGAACTTGCCAGAAATGAGATTTACCGGTACGAAGCAGACGGGCGTGCCTTCCTATTTTTGGTCGGTGATTTTCAGAGCAATTCCGCTGAAGGGCATTATCTGCTCTCCGATGCCTATCTTCAACTTGCGCAGGAACTAGGTGTGAAGCGGGTGTACACTCTCGGTGGATACGGGGTGGGGCATCTCGTAGATGATATTCGGGTTCTTGGAGCAGTCAACCATCCCGGGCTCCGTGAAGAGGTGGAGAATCAGGGGGTATTGTTCACACGGGATGAACCCGGAGGCGGTATCATCGGGGCTTCCGGGCTTCTGTTGGGACTTGGTGCCGCATATGGTATTGAGGGCATATGCCTTATGGGCGAAACTTCGGGGTACATTGTCGATCCGAAGAGTGCTCATGCCGTTTTGCAGGTGCTCTCCCGCCTGATAGGTCTTGTTGTGGATGAAACGAAACTCGAGGAGCGTGCGTCTGAAATGGAGGCGCTTTTCGACAAAATTCGCGATATGGAAGAGAAACGGTCGCAGGAAGAACTCAGTTACATCGGCTGA
- a CDS encoding endonuclease Q family protein — translation MIVTADLHIHSSFSMAVSPSMSPSALLEACTMKGIGILGTGDASHPLWREAWKDHVENNAGIIVVPSMEVQGEGRVHHLILAESMEIAEAISNRFSPFSRTIHSAGRPHVALSGGDIARIVHEEGGVVGPAHAFTPWTGLYGKYPSLMECYRGENPDFLELGLSADSSYGAGIPELANIPFLSSSDAHSPSPLKVGREFTRLAIKKGSAAAVIEAVCRGEILLNAGFFPEEGKYNRTACPACYRQYTVSGAEMNGWRCPHDGGVIKMGVRDLAAQMSTGPVSPRPPYLHTIPLGEIIQHVLGTSSPNTMKCQALYAELIACFGCEIAVLTDAAPEEIAGVHSGVAAAIEDFRTGSIILYPGGGGKYGTFALQSVKT, via the coding sequence ATGATTGTTACTGCGGATCTTCATATTCATTCTTCTTTTTCGATGGCCGTCTCACCATCGATGTCCCCTTCTGCTCTTCTTGAAGCCTGCACTATGAAGGGAATCGGGATTCTGGGAACAGGTGATGCCTCCCACCCTCTATGGAGGGAGGCGTGGAAGGACCACGTGGAAAATAATGCGGGGATAATTGTCGTACCCTCCATGGAGGTTCAGGGGGAAGGAAGAGTGCATCATCTTATTCTTGCCGAATCGATGGAGATTGCCGAGGCAATTTCGAATCGGTTCTCTCCGTTTAGCAGGACTATTCATTCGGCGGGACGACCTCATGTTGCTTTGTCGGGTGGTGACATTGCCCGTATTGTGCACGAGGAGGGAGGGGTGGTAGGACCGGCGCATGCATTTACTCCATGGACGGGCCTGTATGGAAAATATCCCTCACTTATGGAATGTTACCGGGGAGAAAATCCGGATTTTTTGGAGCTGGGCCTCTCGGCCGATTCATCATATGGAGCCGGAATACCGGAACTGGCCAATATTCCCTTTTTATCCAGTTCAGATGCGCACAGTCCCTCTCCTCTGAAGGTTGGACGGGAATTTACCCGGCTTGCCATCAAAAAAGGGAGTGCTGCTGCAGTGATCGAAGCGGTATGCCGTGGAGAGATTCTTCTCAATGCTGGTTTCTTCCCGGAGGAAGGTAAATACAACCGGACTGCCTGTCCCGCCTGTTATCGACAGTATACTGTCTCTGGGGCGGAGATGAACGGCTGGAGGTGCCCGCATGACGGTGGAGTGATTAAGATGGGAGTGCGTGACCTGGCGGCGCAGATGAGCACCGGACCGGTGAGTCCCCGCCCTCCATATCTTCATACAATTCCGCTGGGTGAGATCATCCAGCATGTTCTCGGAACATCATCCCCCAATACCATGAAATGTCAGGCGCTCTACGCCGAACTTATTGCCTGTTTTGGGTGTGAAATTGCTGTTCTCACCGATGCGGCACCAGAGGAGATAGCCGGAGTACATTCCGGTGTGGCTGCAGCGATTGAAGATTTTCGGACTGGAAGCATCATCCTTTACCCCGGTGGTGGAGGGAAATACGGTACATTTGCACTGCAATCGGTTAAGACCTGA
- a CDS encoding 4Fe-4S binding protein yields MLSIRREICGYCGACVSVCPEGALELVDAYLTVDADRCRDCGICARVCPLGALEVADERSL; encoded by the coding sequence ATGCTTTCAATTCGCAGGGAAATCTGTGGATACTGTGGTGCCTGCGTCTCAGTCTGCCCTGAAGGGGCTCTAGAACTTGTTGACGCATACCTCACGGTAGATGCGGATCGGTGCCGCGACTGTGGAATCTGTGCAAGGGTCTGTCCCCTTGGTGCACTGGAGGTGGCGGATGAACGATCACTATGA